In the genome of Deinococcus sp. YIM 77859, one region contains:
- a CDS encoding glycosyltransferase family 4 protein, translating into MNILMVHNFYQQAGGEDEVFRAEVALLKRYGHHVHTYTVSNDQIEQTSRLQAAAHTLWNAQAARDLRDLVRERGVDVVHFHNTFPILSPAAYAGARAGGAAVVQTLHNYRLLCANALFFRDGHVCEDCLGLRVPWPAVAHTCYRSSRSASLVVAAMQTTHRAAGTYRRGVDAYIALTAFARETFIAGGLPADRLHIKPNFLDVDPGLGTGDGGYALFVGRLSREKGVETLLRAWASAGGDLPLRIVGDGPLAPQVAEAARTLPGVTWLGRRDRGEVLRLMQDASLLVFPSLWYEGFPMTLVEAFAVGLPVVGSRLGAMSTLLEHGRNGLHFRPDDAADLVAQVRWLHSHPAEREQMRMQARQTFLSAYTAERNHGLLLEIYQAARARARPDHPALLET; encoded by the coding sequence GTGAACATCCTGATGGTCCACAACTTCTATCAGCAGGCCGGCGGCGAGGATGAAGTTTTTCGCGCCGAGGTCGCCCTGCTGAAACGCTACGGGCACCACGTTCACACCTACACCGTCAGCAACGACCAGATCGAGCAGACTTCCCGCCTTCAGGCCGCTGCCCACACCCTCTGGAACGCTCAGGCGGCGCGCGACCTCCGTGACCTCGTACGGGAACGGGGCGTGGACGTGGTGCACTTTCATAACACCTTTCCCATCCTTTCGCCCGCTGCCTATGCGGGGGCCCGGGCGGGGGGAGCGGCGGTCGTACAAACGCTCCACAACTACCGGCTGCTGTGTGCCAATGCGCTCTTCTTCCGCGACGGCCACGTCTGCGAGGACTGTTTGGGGCTGAGGGTGCCCTGGCCCGCGGTGGCGCACACCTGCTACCGCAGCAGCCGCAGTGCCTCGCTGGTGGTGGCGGCCATGCAGACCACGCACCGCGCGGCGGGCACCTACCGGCGTGGAGTGGATGCCTACATCGCCCTCACCGCGTTCGCCCGTGAAACATTCATCGCTGGCGGTCTGCCCGCGGACCGGCTCCACATCAAGCCCAACTTTCTGGACGTGGATCCGGGGCTGGGGACAGGGGACGGCGGCTACGCCCTCTTTGTGGGACGGCTTTCCCGAGAAAAAGGCGTTGAGACGCTGCTTCGGGCATGGGCCAGCGCGGGTGGCGACCTGCCCCTGCGGATCGTGGGGGATGGTCCCCTGGCCCCGCAGGTCGCGGAAGCGGCCCGAACCCTGCCCGGTGTGACCTGGCTCGGCCGCCGGGACCGCGGCGAGGTGCTGCGGCTGATGCAGGACGCCAGCCTACTGGTGTTCCCCTCCCTCTGGTACGAGGGCTTTCCCATGACCCTGGTCGAGGCGTTCGCCGTGGGCCTCCCGGTGGTCGGCAGCAGGCTGGGCGCGATGTCTACGCTGCTGGAGCACGGCCGCAACGGTCTTCACTTCCGGCCGGATGATGCCGCCGACCTGGTGGCCCAGGTCAGGTGGCTGCACAGTCACCCCGCCGAGCGGGAGCAGATGCGGATGCAGGCCCGCCAGACCTTTCTTTCCGCCTATACGGCGGAACGTAATCACGGCCTGCTGCTGGAGATCTACCAGGCGGCGCGGGCCCGCGCGCGTCCCGACCATCCCGCCCTTTTGGAGACCTAA
- a CDS encoding glycosyltransferase, producing MTAVQNNKTNRPRVLQVVSHLNMGGAEQVALTVAEALHPEFDFTFFAVGGVADNAVGEAMLRRLRALAVPVVSGTRLEIKAGGLVQAGLRLNRLIRRTRPAVVHVHTEIPEATLACAARLGLPTDLRVLRTVHNTQLWPAWQRIGRWVEGQLRGAEVAAVSQAALEGLWRFQSEQGLPQTPPSRSRVIYNGVADPSDRAVLGVRAGAQGRPVRVLFAGRLEPQKGADLLPDILTAASELTGRAVEVTLLGHGSLERELRSWVQAQQTPWRTVLAPPVPDLSTRLAEYDVLLMPSRFEGLALVAIEALLAGTPVVATQVPGLAEVFPPGYPLLAPAEDVPALARTLARAIDEASSYAEGVRRDRAFIVGRFNLQAMAEGYRQVYLTLTKGPPPALVSL from the coding sequence GTGACCGCCGTGCAGAACAACAAGACGAACAGGCCCAGGGTGCTGCAGGTCGTGTCCCATCTGAATATGGGGGGAGCGGAGCAGGTCGCCCTCACCGTGGCAGAGGCACTGCACCCGGAGTTCGACTTCACCTTTTTCGCCGTGGGGGGGGTGGCGGACAATGCGGTGGGAGAGGCCATGCTACGGCGCTTGCGGGCGCTTGCTGTACCCGTCGTCAGCGGCACCCGCTTGGAGATCAAAGCAGGCGGCCTGGTGCAGGCGGGTCTGCGGCTGAACAGGCTGATCCGCCGGACGCGGCCCGCCGTGGTGCATGTTCACACCGAGATCCCCGAAGCCACCTTGGCCTGCGCCGCACGGCTCGGCCTGCCCACAGACCTGCGTGTCCTGCGCACCGTGCACAACACCCAGCTGTGGCCGGCCTGGCAGCGCATCGGCCGCTGGGTCGAGGGGCAGCTGCGCGGGGCGGAGGTCGCCGCCGTCTCGCAGGCGGCCCTCGAGGGCTTGTGGCGTTTCCAGAGCGAACAGGGCCTGCCCCAGACACCGCCGTCCCGGTCCCGGGTGATCTATAACGGCGTGGCTGACCCTTCAGACCGTGCAGTCCTGGGCGTTCGTGCGGGAGCGCAAGGCCGACCGGTTCGGGTGTTGTTTGCTGGCCGTTTGGAGCCGCAGAAGGGGGCAGATCTGCTGCCTGATATTCTAACGGCCGCGTCGGAGCTGACGGGCCGTGCCGTTGAGGTGACGCTGCTCGGCCACGGCTCGCTGGAAAGGGAGCTGCGGTCCTGGGTGCAGGCCCAGCAGACCCCCTGGAGGACCGTGCTGGCTCCGCCTGTCCCGGACCTGTCCACGCGCCTGGCAGAGTACGACGTGCTGCTTATGCCGTCACGTTTCGAGGGGCTGGCCCTGGTCGCCATCGAGGCGCTGCTCGCCGGAACTCCAGTGGTGGCGACGCAGGTTCCTGGCCTGGCCGAGGTGTTCCCGCCGGGGTATCCGCTGCTCGCGCCTGCGGAGGACGTACCCGCACTGGCCCGCACCCTCGCCCGAGCGATAGATGAGGCCAGCTCGTACGCCGAAGGGGTTCGCCGTGACCGCGCCTTCATCGTTGGGCGCTTCAACCTACAGGCGATGGCGGAGGGTTACCGTCAGGTCTACCTGACCTTGACGAAAGGGCCGCCCCCAGCTCTGGTGAGCCTGTGA
- the wbaP gene encoding undecaprenyl-phosphate galactose phosphotransferase WbaP produces MQAIREPQVPPSFGVPARGRVRLFLGRRLLNAVLLALGDVAALTTALLLAALLRQGLLGEADFPAWAWFVLATWLFGAFFLRLLPSWGMAPTTEVKRITELLLGVFGSTAAALFVTQQADAVSRFSLIFGLVLAWPLILGVRGAVKHLLLRARLWGVPTVVYGAGLTGTLMIRALRENPGYGYVPVAAFDDDQRLHGTAVLNVPVLGPTAQVLPQAPIAIVAMPGLGRQRLVHLLDGPLAVYPKVVIVPDLFEIESLWVQTRDFGGMLGLEVARNLLDPLAQAGKRAFDLLAVLLSVPVWVPVCGLLALLIWLEDRHSPIFFQRRVGRHGQLFTTWKFRTMVPNAEEVLRRRLAEHPQLRLEWETHYKLRCDPRVTRMGGLLRKTSLDELPQLVNVLLGQMSLVGPRPLPPYHQEQLSPQAQRLRLRVRPGMTGLWQVSGRSEAGNVGMERWDPYYVRNWSIWLDLVILMRTVGVVLRGSGAY; encoded by the coding sequence TTGCAAGCCATCCGCGAGCCGCAAGTGCCCCCGTCATTCGGTGTCCCCGCGCGCGGGAGGGTCCGTCTCTTCCTGGGGCGACGTCTGCTGAACGCTGTCCTGCTGGCCCTGGGTGATGTGGCAGCGCTCACGACCGCGCTGCTGCTGGCTGCCCTGCTGCGGCAGGGCCTGCTGGGCGAGGCCGACTTTCCGGCTTGGGCTTGGTTTGTGCTGGCGACCTGGCTTTTTGGGGCCTTTTTCCTGCGGTTACTCCCGAGCTGGGGCATGGCCCCAACGACCGAGGTCAAACGCATCACTGAGCTGCTGCTCGGGGTCTTTGGCAGCACGGCCGCCGCGCTCTTCGTGACCCAGCAGGCCGATGCGGTCAGCCGCTTCTCGCTGATCTTTGGCCTGGTGTTGGCTTGGCCGCTCATCCTGGGGGTGCGCGGAGCAGTTAAGCACCTGCTGCTGCGCGCGCGGCTGTGGGGGGTGCCCACGGTGGTGTACGGGGCCGGCCTCACCGGCACCCTGATGATTCGCGCCCTGCGTGAGAACCCTGGCTACGGGTACGTGCCGGTCGCTGCGTTTGACGACGACCAACGGCTGCACGGTACCGCTGTCCTGAATGTTCCCGTCCTGGGCCCTACGGCACAGGTGCTGCCGCAGGCCCCCATTGCCATTGTCGCCATGCCCGGCTTGGGCCGTCAGCGGCTGGTGCATCTGCTTGACGGTCCCCTCGCGGTTTACCCCAAGGTGGTGATCGTGCCGGACCTGTTCGAGATCGAGTCGTTATGGGTTCAGACCCGTGACTTCGGCGGCATGCTGGGGCTGGAGGTGGCGCGCAATCTGCTTGACCCACTCGCGCAGGCCGGCAAGCGGGCCTTTGATCTGTTGGCGGTGCTTCTGAGCGTGCCGGTATGGGTTCCGGTGTGCGGTCTGCTGGCCCTGCTGATCTGGCTGGAGGACCGCCATTCCCCCATCTTCTTTCAGCGCCGGGTGGGTCGACATGGCCAGCTTTTCACCACCTGGAAGTTTCGCACCATGGTGCCGAACGCCGAGGAGGTGCTGCGCCGCCGCCTGGCTGAACATCCTCAGCTTCGTCTGGAATGGGAGACCCACTACAAGCTGCGCTGTGATCCCCGTGTCACGCGGATGGGAGGCCTCCTGCGGAAGACCAGCCTGGATGAGCTGCCGCAACTGGTGAATGTGCTGCTGGGACAGATGTCGCTGGTCGGACCGCGCCCTTTGCCCCCCTACCACCAGGAACAACTGTCCCCACAGGCGCAGCGGCTACGGCTGCGGGTACGGCCCGGTATGACGGGGCTCTGGCAGGTGTCCGGCCGTTCCGAGGCGGGCAACGTCGGCATGGAACGTTGGGATCCCTACTACGTGCGCAACTGGTCCATCTGGCTCGACCTGGTGATTCTGATGCGAACCGTGGGCGTGGTCCTGCGCGGCTCGGGCGCGTACTGA
- a CDS encoding NPCBM/NEW2 domain-containing protein, giving the protein MIRRGDQTSKALRGMAALVVMVGLGACNQVGEERGPYAGGVSYPWQDRLDPPGSNPYANGRQYAWQGVRAASVLGPQAVPGGDNYLSDVTYTSATNSWGPIEKDRSNGEQGAGDGRPLTLNGQTYTKGLGVHAHSELVYTLTTPCTAFTASVGVDDEVGSRGSVIFQVYGDGRLLYDSGRLTGASPTQAVQVDLSGVGTLRLVVTDGGDNIDYDHADWADAKVSCAPPPPPSTTSFLSDLGTLAASNGWGPFEKDRSNGEQLSGDGRPLTLNGQTYTKGLGVHAHSSLRYALGGNCTAFTASVGVDDEVGSRGSVIFQVYTDGTLAYQSPLLTGASPTQAVQVDVSGKQELRLVVTDGGDNIDYDHADWADAKVTCSGASPAPTTYTYTSIARQPYGVSEAQGEAVGGKLYVFGGFDSLKACCTPTDRVNVYDPASNTWSALPVMPGRGATHAGMTTDGTDIYYAGGYVANSSWTGQVFGTRAVWRYNVASRTYTRLPDLPATSAAGQLEYLGGRLHYFGGTTPDRTRDLGDHYVLDLASGASSWTVAAPLPQPRQHMGSAVLGGLIYAIGGQTGHDANLVTQAAVHAYDPATDTWRALAPLPRARSHISNSTFVLGGRIVVAGGETSHDQAIRDVIAYDPSTNSWTALTPLPEARVSGVAGGIGNNFFFTGGNSSASGWRAAPSTP; this is encoded by the coding sequence ATGATCCGAAGAGGCGATCAAACAAGCAAAGCCCTACGCGGCATGGCGGCGCTGGTGGTGATGGTGGGGCTGGGGGCCTGTAACCAGGTGGGGGAAGAGCGCGGACCGTACGCGGGGGGCGTGAGTTACCCGTGGCAAGACCGCCTGGATCCCCCGGGCTCCAACCCCTATGCCAACGGTCGGCAGTACGCCTGGCAGGGCGTACGCGCCGCCTCTGTCCTGGGACCGCAGGCGGTCCCCGGTGGAGACAACTACCTCTCCGACGTCACCTACACCTCCGCCACCAACAGCTGGGGCCCCATCGAGAAAGACCGCAGCAACGGTGAACAAGGGGCCGGCGACGGCCGGCCCCTCACTCTGAACGGCCAGACCTACACCAAGGGCCTGGGCGTTCATGCCCACAGCGAGTTGGTCTACACCCTCACCACCCCCTGCACCGCCTTCACCGCCAGCGTGGGCGTGGACGACGAGGTTGGATCACGCGGCAGCGTGATCTTCCAGGTCTACGGCGATGGCCGCCTGCTCTATGACAGTGGCCGCCTCACCGGCGCCAGTCCCACCCAAGCCGTTCAGGTCGACCTCAGCGGCGTGGGGACCCTTCGCCTTGTCGTTACGGATGGCGGCGACAACATCGACTACGACCACGCCGACTGGGCCGACGCCAAGGTTTCCTGTGCCCCCCCGCCTCCCCCCAGCACCACCAGCTTTCTCAGCGACCTGGGCACCCTCGCGGCCTCCAACGGTTGGGGTCCTTTTGAAAAGGACCGCAGCAACGGTGAGCAACTCTCCGGCGACGGCCGACCCCTCACCCTGAACGGCCAGACCTACACCAAGGGCTTGGGTGTTCATGCCCACAGCAGCCTGAGGTATGCCCTGGGCGGCAACTGCACTGCCTTCACCGCCAGCGTGGGGGTGGACGATGAGGTTGGATCACGCGGCAGCGTGATCTTCCAGGTCTACACCGACGGTACCCTGGCCTACCAGAGCCCGCTGCTCACCGGCGCCAGTCCCACCCAAGCCGTTCAGGTGGACGTCAGCGGCAAACAGGAACTGCGCCTCGTCGTCACGGATGGCGGCGACAACATCGACTACGACCACGCCGATTGGGCCGACGCCAAGGTCACGTGTTCGGGAGCTTCCCCGGCGCCGACGACCTACACGTACACATCCATCGCCAGACAGCCCTACGGCGTCTCCGAAGCGCAGGGAGAAGCGGTGGGCGGCAAGCTGTATGTGTTTGGTGGCTTCGATAGTCTCAAGGCCTGCTGCACGCCCACCGATCGCGTCAACGTGTACGATCCTGCAAGCAACACCTGGTCAGCTCTGCCGGTTATGCCTGGCCGCGGCGCCACACACGCGGGCATGACGACCGACGGGACAGACATCTACTACGCGGGTGGGTACGTGGCGAACAGCTCGTGGACCGGGCAGGTGTTCGGTACGCGGGCGGTTTGGCGTTACAACGTCGCCTCCCGCACCTATACCCGTCTGCCCGATCTACCGGCGACCAGTGCGGCCGGTCAGCTGGAGTACCTGGGCGGCAGGCTGCACTATTTCGGCGGCACGACGCCCGACCGTACCCGTGACCTGGGAGACCACTACGTGCTTGATCTGGCCTCTGGAGCGTCCTCCTGGACAGTGGCGGCACCCCTGCCGCAGCCCCGGCAGCATATGGGTTCGGCGGTGCTGGGTGGCCTGATCTATGCGATCGGGGGGCAGACTGGGCACGACGCCAACCTCGTGACCCAGGCTGCTGTCCATGCCTACGATCCAGCCACAGACACCTGGCGCGCCTTGGCCCCGCTGCCCCGAGCCCGCAGCCACATCAGCAACTCCACCTTTGTGCTGGGTGGGCGCATCGTGGTGGCGGGAGGTGAAACCTCGCACGACCAGGCTATCCGCGACGTGATCGCCTACGACCCATCCACGAACAGCTGGACGGCCCTCACGCCGCTGCCCGAAGCCCGCGTGTCGGGTGTAGCAGGCGGCATCGGCAACAACTTCTTCTTCACTGGCGGCAACTCGTCCGCCAGCGGCTGGCGCGCGGCGCCGAGTACGCCCTGA
- a CDS encoding NPCBM/NEW2 domain-containing protein, whose translation MVKHLKGRRGAGRIVAALVVMVGLGACNQVGEERGPYAGGVSYPWQDRLDPPGPNPYANGRQYAWQGVRAASVLGPQAVPGGDNYLSDVTYTSATNSWGPIEKDRSNGEQGAGDGRPLTLNGQTYTKGLGVHAHSELVYTLTTPCTAFTASVGVDDEVGSRGSVIFQVYGDGRLLYDSGRLTGASPTQAVQVDLSGVGTLRLVVTDGGDNIDYDHADWADAKVSCAPPPPPSTTSFLSDLGTLAASNGWGPFEKDRSNGEQLSGDGRPLTLNGQTYTKGLGVHAHSSLRYALGGNCTAFTASVGVDDEVGSRGSVIFQVYTDGTLAYQSPLLTGASPTQAVQVDVSGKQELRLVVTDGGDNIDYDHADWADAKVTCGAADTTPPAAPTALSATGSTGGITLDWNDNSENDLAGYRVLRSASAQGPFTVLTPQLLSSSFYTDTAAPQGTVSYYQVVAVDKSGNVSAPATANAARPSTTARPRLELENLDRVPFPDRLVFSRIGSLAAPPSNGVHDVSTVRVRNTGTGPLQITDLPVTGPWVLEPRPTLPVEVPAGGFLDVRLRFRAETTQINSGTLTVVSNDPDAPSRVVQLAGLWQIESENNKEPLLTTIVRNGFGYQTVFPSNINQNGRVAPQGDEVISAYWQRADAAQPVTVYQLAAYHTQGSTATLRWHAKGSSTLNTIMTHAGVDGQTVLPRLNGSNNLAAATFTPTPTFGFKVDGEWSDPVLNQQSDDLNNGCTQPCGQHLRFFAVKDRNGQSIPDTYLLGMDYSGINYDYNDNVYLIRNIRPAPILIDTGTAAGAQLTDPEGNVWFSDRDKNNYPLFTPTNAINEPATASTVDIRGTENDALYRTYRGNVGSTTPRSISYTIPLNDGTYQVKLHFADLAWNVPGKRVFDVMAEGQVMVSGLDIVARAGGGNTALVVPLDVRVTGGALNLTLTASVDYPSIAGIEILR comes from the coding sequence ATGGTGAAGCACTTGAAGGGCAGACGGGGAGCAGGACGAATTGTGGCGGCGCTGGTGGTGATGGTGGGGCTGGGGGCGTGTAACCAGGTGGGGGAAGAGCGCGGACCGTACGCGGGGGGCGTGAGTTACCCGTGGCAAGACCGCCTGGATCCCCCGGGCCCCAACCCCTATGCCAACGGTCGGCAGTACGCCTGGCAGGGCGTGCGCGCCGCCTCTGTCCTGGGACCGCAGGCGGTCCCCGGTGGAGACAACTACCTCTCCGACGTCACCTACACCTCCGCCACCAACAGCTGGGGCCCCATCGAGAAAGACCGCAGCAACGGTGAACAAGGGGCCGGCGACGGCCGGCCCCTCACTCTGAACGGCCAGACCTACACCAAGGGCCTGGGCGTTCATGCCCACAGCGAGTTGGTCTACACCCTCACCACCCCCTGCACCGCCTTCACCGCCAGCGTGGGCGTGGACGACGAGGTTGGATCACGCGGCAGCGTGATCTTCCAGGTCTACGGCGATGGCCGCCTGCTCTATGACAGTGGCCGCCTCACCGGCGCCAGTCCCACCCAAGCCGTTCAGGTCGACCTCAGCGGCGTGGGGACCCTTCGCCTCGTCGTTACGGATGGCGGCGACAACATCGACTACGACCACGCCGACTGGGCCGACGCCAAGGTTTCCTGTGCCCCCCCGCCTCCCCCCAGCACCACCAGCTTTCTCAGCGACCTGGGCACCCTCGCGGCCTCCAACGGTTGGGGTCCTTTTGAAAAGGACCGCAGCAACGGTGAGCAACTCTCCGGCGACGGCCGACCCCTCACCCTGAACGGCCAGACCTACACCAAGGGCTTGGGTGTTCATGCCCACAGCAGCCTGAGGTATGCCCTGGGCGGCAACTGCACTGCCTTCACCGCCAGCGTGGGGGTGGACGATGAGGTTGGATCACGCGGCAGCGTGATCTTCCAGGTCTACACCGACGGTACCCTGGCCTACCAGAGCCCGCTGCTCACCGGCGCCAGTCCCACCCAAGCCGTTCAGGTGGACGTCAGCGGCAAACAGGAACTGCGCCTCGTCGTCACGGATGGCGGCGACAACATCGACTACGACCACGCCGATTGGGCCGACGCCAAGGTCACGTGTGGTGCGGCGGATACCACACCGCCAGCGGCGCCTACAGCCCTGAGTGCAACGGGGAGCACGGGCGGCATCACACTCGACTGGAACGACAACAGTGAGAATGACCTGGCAGGCTACCGTGTGTTGCGGTCCGCGAGTGCTCAAGGGCCTTTCACCGTTCTGACGCCACAACTGCTCAGCAGCTCCTTCTATACGGATACTGCAGCCCCACAGGGAACCGTGTCCTACTACCAGGTGGTGGCGGTGGACAAAAGTGGGAACGTGTCGGCGCCTGCTACCGCAAACGCAGCGCGGCCGAGCACCACAGCCCGGCCGCGGCTGGAGCTGGAGAACCTCGACCGGGTGCCTTTCCCCGACCGGTTGGTGTTTAGCCGTATCGGTTCGCTTGCTGCGCCGCCCAGCAACGGCGTTCACGACGTATCTACGGTCCGGGTGAGGAACACGGGCACTGGGCCCCTCCAAATCACCGACCTGCCCGTGACCGGACCCTGGGTGCTGGAGCCCAGGCCGACTCTGCCCGTTGAGGTCCCCGCAGGGGGCTTCCTGGACGTACGCCTGCGCTTCCGAGCGGAAACGACCCAGATCAACAGCGGTACGCTGACGGTCGTCTCCAATGATCCCGATGCCCCCAGCCGCGTGGTGCAGCTCGCAGGGCTGTGGCAGATCGAGTCCGAGAACAACAAAGAACCCCTGCTGACAACCATCGTCCGTAACGGCTTCGGCTATCAGACCGTATTTCCCAGCAATATCAACCAGAATGGCCGCGTTGCGCCGCAGGGCGACGAGGTGATCTCAGCCTACTGGCAAAGGGCCGATGCTGCGCAGCCGGTGACGGTGTATCAGCTGGCCGCCTACCACACTCAGGGAAGCACAGCGACGCTACGCTGGCATGCCAAAGGCAGCAGTACCCTCAACACCATCATGACCCATGCGGGCGTTGATGGTCAGACCGTGCTCCCGCGCTTGAACGGGTCGAACAATCTGGCGGCGGCGACCTTTACACCCACGCCCACCTTCGGCTTCAAGGTGGATGGCGAGTGGAGTGATCCTGTTCTGAATCAGCAGAGCGATGACCTGAACAACGGTTGCACCCAGCCCTGTGGGCAGCACCTCCGCTTCTTTGCTGTCAAGGACCGTAACGGCCAGAGTATCCCCGATACCTACCTGCTGGGAATGGACTATTCCGGCATCAACTACGACTACAACGACAACGTTTATCTGATCCGCAACATCCGCCCCGCACCCATTCTGATCGACACGGGGACGGCGGCGGGCGCGCAGTTGACCGACCCCGAGGGGAACGTCTGGTTCTCTGACCGCGACAAGAACAATTATCCGCTCTTCACGCCCACCAACGCCATCAACGAACCGGCGACGGCTTCCACGGTGGATATCCGCGGAACCGAAAATGACGCCCTATACCGCACCTACCGCGGCAATGTGGGAAGCACCACCCCCCGCTCGATCAGCTACACCATCCCCCTCAACGACGGCACCTACCAGGTGAAGCTGCACTTTGCAGATCTGGCCTGGAACGTGCCCGGCAAGCGGGTATTCGACGTGATGGCCGAGGGTCAGGTCATGGTATCGGGGCTGGATATCGTGGCGCGTGCTGGGGGTGGCAACACGGCGCTGGTGGTGCCGCTGGACGTACGGGTCACGGGCGGCGCCCTTAACCTCACGTTGACCGCTTCGGTGGATTACCCCTCCATCGCAGGAATAGAGATTCTTCGCTGA
- a CDS encoding NPCBM/NEW2 domain-containing protein encodes MSTRPSSRLLFLRPQLWLLCTAALSLAACSSVPRTPAESVTAGAPVDTGAPIDTEAPVEDEATAAALALAGGSLLLGQEPWTAATNGWGPAERNRSNGEQGAGDGRTLTLNGKTYSHGLGVHAHSSLSFNNAASCTTFTASIGVDDEVGSAGSVIFQVYGDNTKLYDSGVMTGVSATKNIKVNIMGRRILRLVVTDAGNGAAYDHADWAQATLSGCTAVAAGVTPPAVSSVTVTPSTLNLTAGGSSQLTAAVEATGGAPSSVTWSSSNVAVATVDASGKVTAVAAGNATITATSTYDATKQGRVSLTVAPQVAPEPVYSPPITITRGGTYSGNWESLNPDVPAVTVKTSEPVVIENSRIRSRGVGISAPWAWARLTVRGVTAEGLNPNVPGRFQGRFISAEGVRSLLVERSTVRGTSGIYVNGWVGEPGETIRIVGNDARNISGLLSDGQGGYTGSFYRVQWVQLNRVANIPGAEIAWNRVVNEPGKGHIEDVINLSSSSGVPGSPIRVHHNLIDGAYGSPPSASYSGGGIMLGDGCTNSAYSEASDNVVLETSNYGIAVANGHHQVIRGNTVLGTGRLSDGTLLDADTDAGIYVRDYCGLSPDASTNVVSGNVVAWGSPTETNPNGRWDLSLRSGTTTLNNTLLAPGPVDPLRLAEARLAWESAREAAGVTVGAR; translated from the coding sequence ATGTCGACACGACCCTCTTCCCGGCTCCTCTTCCTTCGTCCTCAACTGTGGCTCCTGTGTACAGCAGCCCTGAGCCTGGCGGCTTGTTCATCAGTTCCTCGTACCCCTGCCGAGTCGGTCACAGCCGGAGCACCGGTAGACACTGGAGCACCGATAGACACTGAAGCACCGGTCGAGGACGAGGCAACCGCTGCTGCTCTTGCTCTCGCCGGGGGAAGTCTTCTCCTGGGCCAAGAGCCTTGGACAGCGGCGACCAATGGTTGGGGCCCCGCCGAACGGAACAGGAGTAACGGCGAGCAGGGGGCGGGTGACGGACGGACCCTCACCCTGAACGGCAAGACATACAGCCATGGGCTAGGGGTGCATGCCCATTCTTCCCTGAGCTTTAACAACGCGGCTTCCTGTACCACCTTCACGGCGAGTATTGGTGTTGACGATGAGGTGGGTTCGGCGGGCAGCGTGATCTTCCAAGTCTACGGTGACAACACCAAGCTCTACGACAGTGGAGTGATGACGGGCGTCAGCGCCACCAAGAACATCAAGGTGAACATCATGGGTCGCCGCATCCTACGGCTCGTCGTGACGGATGCGGGGAACGGGGCGGCCTATGACCACGCCGACTGGGCGCAAGCGACGCTGAGCGGTTGTACCGCGGTGGCGGCGGGCGTCACTCCTCCAGCGGTGAGCAGCGTGACGGTCACACCGAGCACGCTGAACTTGACGGCAGGCGGCAGTAGCCAGCTCACAGCGGCGGTGGAGGCCACGGGTGGCGCACCGTCCAGCGTCACATGGTCGAGCAGCAACGTGGCTGTGGCGACGGTGGACGCAAGCGGGAAGGTGACGGCGGTCGCCGCGGGGAACGCCACGATTACGGCCACAAGCACCTATGATGCGACCAAACAGGGCCGTGTCAGCCTCACCGTCGCTCCCCAGGTTGCCCCGGAGCCGGTGTACTCGCCCCCGATCACGATCACCCGGGGCGGCACCTACTCCGGCAACTGGGAGAGCCTCAATCCCGATGTTCCCGCCGTCACGGTGAAGACCTCTGAGCCCGTCGTCATCGAGAACAGCCGCATTCGCAGTCGGGGCGTGGGGATTTCTGCCCCCTGGGCCTGGGCCCGCCTCACCGTGCGTGGGGTGACCGCCGAGGGCCTCAACCCCAACGTCCCCGGACGCTTTCAGGGCCGCTTTATCAGCGCCGAGGGGGTGAGAAGCCTCCTCGTCGAGCGCTCCACCGTGCGGGGGACCAGCGGCATCTACGTGAACGGCTGGGTGGGAGAGCCCGGAGAGACGATTCGCATCGTGGGGAATGACGCCCGCAACATCAGCGGCCTGCTGAGTGACGGGCAGGGGGGCTACACGGGGAGCTTCTACCGGGTGCAGTGGGTGCAGCTCAACCGGGTGGCGAATATCCCCGGGGCGGAGATCGCCTGGAACCGGGTGGTGAATGAGCCGGGGAAGGGCCACATCGAGGACGTGATCAACCTCTCCTCGTCGTCGGGGGTGCCCGGAAGCCCCATTCGCGTTCATCACAACCTGATTGACGGGGCCTACGGTTCGCCGCCTAGCGCCTCCTACTCCGGGGGCGGCATCATGCTGGGGGACGGCTGCACGAACAGCGCCTACAGCGAGGCCTCCGACAACGTGGTACTGGAGACCTCGAACTACGGGATTGCCGTGGCGAACGGGCACCATCAGGTGATTCGGGGAAACACCGTGCTGGGGACGGGGCGGCTTTCGGACGGCACGCTGCTGGACGCGGATACGGACGCGGGCATCTACGTGCGTGACTACTGCGGGCTCTCACCGGACGCCTCCACGAACGTGGTGAGCGGCAATGTCGTCGCCTGGGGCAGCCCCACGGAGACCAACCCGAATGGGCGCTGGGACCTCAGCCTCCGGAGCGGGACGACCACCCTGAACAACACCCTCCTCGCCCCGGGGCCGGTGGACCCGCTGCGCCTTGCGGAGGCCCGCCTCGCCTGGGAGAGCGCCCGAGAGGCAGCGGGGGTGACGGTAGGAGCGCGTTAG